In Sus scrofa isolate TJ Tabasco breed Duroc chromosome 14, Sscrofa11.1, whole genome shotgun sequence, the sequence ttcctctctctgccccaggCAACATGTCGGAAGGAAACGCCGCCGGCGATCCCAGCACTCCAGGAGGGTCCCGACCCCTCCTGCCCGGTGCCCGGGGGCTTATCGGGAGGAGGCCGGCGCCTTCCCTCACCCCAGGCCGCCTTCCCTCCATCCGCTCCAGGGACCTCACCCTCGGAGGAGTCAAGAAGGTACCCGAGGGCACCATTCTAAATGAATCCAAATGCCCTAAACTGCAGACACCTTTGACTGAAGTACCTGTAGGGCCTTCAGTATGGCAGGCATAGCGTTAGGCCTCACGAATCTTGCCTGCAATATCGGGGAACCTGCCCCTACCTTCCAGTCAAGCTACTTACTGGATACAAAATGTTGTCATGGCTCTCAGAAAAGGCTGAAGAGCAGAGAATCCTAATTAGATCAAAAGCACTTTGAGCagtgttcatttcctttttatgtgtgttttgaaCATCCTTAAGAAAGTGCTGAAAGGAGTACCCATcccggctcagcggaaactaatctgactagtatccatgaagatgcaggttccatccctggccttgctcagtgggttaaggatcccgcgttgcccgtgagcagtggtgtaggtcacagtattggttcagatctggcatggctgtggtggaggccagtggctacagctcacatttgaccccaagcctgggaacctccatatgctgggggtgcggccgtgtggccctaaaaagaagataaaaaaaaaacccaaaaagctgCGAAAGCCACCCAGGCATAGAGTTTGCCTGCAGTTTTAAAGAGCTCTGAATTTGCTGTGGTTCCCAGTGTGCAGACATCTGATCCAAAGTATTATGAGTCCTAGGCATGGTGTTAGAGGCTCTGTCCCCTTGTATTATGTTTAATTGCCTGTAGATGTAAAGGATAGCCCTTaaaggggggatggggaggatgaCAGAACATAAAGCagacagtttttgtcttttttttgtggggggggcacaccctcggcatatggaagtttccaggctaggggttgaatcggagctgtagctgctggactctggttcattactgctgagccacaataagaactccaagcAGCCAGTTTTTGAAGGCATGAGTTTACTTTGGGAAATTCTAGTGGCCTTCTGACCCAGTCATTTGCTTATGAGTGCTAATTAATTTGTCTTCCCTACTGGAGCCTTGTTGCTAGAGCTCTTTCCCTGTGATACTACGTGGTCTCTGTAGCAGTTTGAAGACAAGGAGTGAGATTAGGGAAATTTCCTTATTGTTAGAAGTCCCGAAGTTCTCCTTTCAGAGGGCAGAAGCTGAAGCTgctgtttaaatgttttttggtGCCTGTTTCTTCTATATGTAATTCCACTGCCACTATGATGtgactttcttccttttcaagcacatgtacaggagttccctttgtggctcagtgggctataaaccctactagtatccgtgaggatgccagttccatctctggctccgctcagtaggttaagaatcaggcattgctggagttcccatcatggcacagtggttaaagaatccgactaggaaccatgaggttgcgggttcgatccctgcccttgctcagtgggttaaggatccagcgttgccgtgagctcgggtgtaggttgcagacacggctcagatcctgcgttgctgaggctctggcgtgggcgggtggctacagctccaattagacccctagcctgggaacctccatatgctgcaagagcaacccaaaaagacaaaaaaaaaaaagaatcaggcattgctgtgagcggtagTGTATAtgacacagatgcggctcggatccagtgtcgctgcggctatggcttaggccaacagctgcagctccaattcgacccctagcctgaatttgctgggaatttccatatgctgagggtgtggctctaaaaagaaaaaaaaaattgagcatatGCCCATTTCTGTAAATCTTTGACAACGGTGTGGCGTGTGTAGAATAAAACCTTGCTGGTCTTTATCCATAGAAAATGCCctttggaagtttttattttcctctgtgctTTGGGATCAGAACTTAACCAAATCAGTAACTCCGGTATTTTACTTTCAGAAAACCTTCACCCCAAATATCATCAGTCGGAAGATCAAGGAAGAGTAAGTAGCCAGACCTTCTGAATACTTGTTCCTTATTTACATACTTGGGCTTTGGGGGAAGGAAGTAGGTATGTGGTTCAGAAATTTaagtttataaaaagaaagaaaaaaagagaaatttaagttGATAGATTTAGTTCTTTTCAGTAGTTATTTTCAACCCTGGCTCCcaggggattttttaaaaattttttattgtagttgatttttacagtggtctgtcagtAGGCTCCCAGGGGATTCTGATGtgcaagctttaaaaaaatactgatgcctgggAGTCCATCCCTAAAATTGTGATTTAATTGTTTGTAAGGAAATGGAGTGATTATCTTTTGTAGCCAGAGTTGACAGCCGGACAAAGATGTATCAGGTCCATAAGGTTTTTTTGCCTTGCAGCCTTCCTGCTTTCACTCAATACAGAAAATCCACATTTTGGGGCAGTCTCTATATTCAACTTTTGAGTTGATAGTTCTAATACGTGATCTCGAACAAAAAGGTAAAGCAACGGTAAACTGAAAGGACTTCACCTCATCAAGCaagtgaaaagatgctcgacTTAGGATTGGGGGTTCTGCTTCTCATGATGTACTTGTTGGCTCATTAAATTCTCCATACAGTTGGAACGGAGTGGTGTGGGAAAGTAAGACCAGTTCTCGGAGGCAGGGAAGTGAGTGGTTTTATTTTGCCCCTTCTCTTTTCCAGGCCCAAGGAAGAAGTAGCAGTCAAGAAGGAAAAGCGTGAAAGGGATAGAGACCGACAGCGAGAGGGCCATGGAAGGGGCCGGGGGCGCCCAGAAGTGATCCAGTCCCACTCCATCTTTGAGCAGGGCCCAGCTGAAATGATGAAGAAGAAGGGTACAAAGCTGCCGGGGCTCTGGGAGGAAGGAATCAGTGGCTTTCAGGTCCAGCTGCCCACGAGGAGGGCAAGGGCAGTGGCATTCCCCTGCTTGCTCCCAGTTAGCTCTCCTTGCTGTTGGCCTCTTCTTTACTTCTTGCATCATTTCCCACAGGGAACTGGGATAAGACCGTGGACATGTTGGCCTTGCTGTTGGCATGTTGGACATGCCTCCTTGCTGTTGGCCCCTTCTTTACTACTTGCGTCATTTCCCACAGGGAACTGGGATAAGACCGTGGACATGTCAGACATTGGGCCCTCTCACATCATCAACATcaaaaaggagaagagggagacgGACGAAGAAACAAAACAGATCCTGCGTATGCTGGAGAAGGATGATGTAGGTACCATCAGGCTAGGGGGAAGGGGCTTCTGGGGAGCCAGGTCGGGGAGAAGAGAGCTCTGATGTCCTGAAAGCCCCGTGAGTAGCAGGAATCTTCAATTAGGAAAAGGCTAAGGTGGGGAGTTCTcagtcgtggcttagtggttagtgaacccggaTAGcatcatgaggacatggattggtccctggccttgctcagtgggttaaggatccaacattgccatgagctgtgatgtaggttgcaaatgcagctcagatcttgcgttgctgtggctgtggtgtaggcctcggctacagttccgattggaccgctagcctgggaacctccatataccacaagtgtggccctaaaaggcaaaaagaccccccccccaaaaaaaaggctaaggtgggggaaaaaaggggCGAACGTGGACTGCACTCCAGGCAAATGTGTTTGCgggcctggctgtgtgacccttgGCTCCTCTTTGACAGTTCATCGATGACCCTGGCCTAAGGAATG encodes:
- the POLR3D gene encoding DNA-directed RNA polymerase III subunit RPC4 isoform X1 — protein: MSEGNAAGDPSTPGGSRPLLPGARGLIGRRPAPSLTPGRLPSIRSRDLTLGGVKKKTFTPNIISRKIKEEPKEEVAVKKEKRERDRDRQREGHGRGRGRPEVIQSHSIFEQGPAEMMKKKGTKLPGLWEEGISGFQVQLPTRRARAVAFPCLLPVSSPCCWPLLYFLHHFPQGTGIRPWTCWPCCWHVGHASLLLAPSLLLASFPTGNWDKTVDMSDIGPSHIINIKKEKRETDEETKQILRMLEKDDFIDDPGLRNDTRNTPVQLPLAHSGWLFKEEDEEADVKPWLPGHKEEDMDVDGPAVKVKEEPRDEEEETKVKAPPRATRKTPSLPKDVSVAELLRELSLTQEEELLFLQLPDSLPGQPPTQDIKPVKTEVQGEDGQMVVIKQEKDREARLAENTCTLADLTEGQVGKLLIRKSGKVQLLLGKVTLDVTMGTACSFLQELVSVGLGDSRTGEMTVLGHVKHKLVCSPNFESLLDHKHR